A single genomic interval of Terriglobus albidus harbors:
- a CDS encoding ABC transporter ATP-binding protein, with amino-acid sequence MDRSTLPAGKLFVQYGRALRYVRPYLGGLLGFIGLGLLSTALGLAQPFMSRYLVDKALLGRDLRALLVIAAAMIGAAVVSSTISFVSSYLYLRLSTRSLFDMRMDLYRHLQSLSPRFFSGRKLGDLVSRINNDIGEVQRVASDACLSLLSNVIFLIGSLAMMLWLSWQLTVVSVVLLPIAIIALRAYQGRLVLQSREIREKSSDLGSFLIESLLSLRLTVAVTAEEREAAKFRRLNDGFIQALLKSQVTSFLAGTVPSLILTVSTSVMFLYGGWFVFQGRLTLGSLLAFIAYQAKLMAPVQNLLTLHTNLLTGGVALERVFELLDVPADVADSELPVALPKSLGTVRFEAVSFSYKDAEVALDNLSFTLPKGSLTVLVGKSGSGKSTMADLLLRLHDPQSGAITVDGVDLRSIRLKELRERIAIVEQTPFLLHASLRENIAYGRPEAGFDRIRECARAAQIDDFIMGLPEGYETLVGERGATLSAGERQRVAIARALLRDPELLILDEPTASLDPLSEALVTTALAEVAKGRTTLLITHRQALIEQAYQVIVVQGGRIVECGTPEGLMQDGGYLAAHRKGYIDLSGVSVDEAVLV; translated from the coding sequence ATGGACCGAAGTACGCTGCCCGCAGGCAAGCTCTTTGTGCAGTACGGACGCGCGCTGCGGTATGTGCGGCCCTACCTGGGTGGATTGCTCGGTTTTATCGGGCTGGGGCTGCTGTCAACCGCTCTTGGACTGGCACAGCCCTTCATGTCTCGCTACCTGGTCGACAAGGCTCTGCTGGGGCGTGATCTTCGGGCGCTACTTGTGATTGCCGCGGCTATGATCGGTGCGGCCGTGGTGAGCTCTACCATCTCATTTGTCTCGAGCTATCTCTACCTCCGGCTTTCGACACGGAGTCTCTTCGATATGCGGATGGATCTCTATCGCCATCTGCAGAGCCTTTCGCCGCGGTTCTTCTCTGGACGCAAGCTGGGTGACCTGGTCTCGCGGATCAATAACGATATCGGTGAAGTGCAGCGGGTCGCGTCGGATGCCTGCCTGTCGCTGCTTTCGAATGTCATCTTCCTGATCGGAAGTCTTGCCATGATGCTATGGCTGAGCTGGCAGCTTACGGTGGTGAGCGTTGTTCTGTTGCCGATCGCGATCATTGCCTTGCGCGCCTACCAGGGCCGCCTGGTGCTGCAGAGTCGTGAGATCCGTGAGAAGAGCTCTGATCTGGGCAGCTTTCTGATTGAGTCGCTGTTGAGTCTGCGCTTGACCGTTGCGGTTACGGCGGAAGAACGGGAGGCCGCGAAGTTCCGGCGCTTGAACGACGGCTTCATACAGGCGCTGTTGAAGAGCCAGGTGACCTCTTTCCTGGCAGGCACGGTCCCGTCTCTGATCCTTACGGTGTCAACATCCGTGATGTTCCTTTATGGAGGATGGTTTGTCTTCCAGGGCCGATTGACCCTTGGAAGCCTGCTGGCGTTCATCGCATATCAAGCGAAGCTGATGGCGCCGGTTCAGAACCTGCTTACGCTCCATACAAATCTGCTGACCGGCGGCGTGGCCTTGGAGCGGGTCTTTGAGCTTCTCGATGTACCGGCAGATGTGGCGGATTCGGAGCTGCCCGTGGCGCTCCCAAAGAGCCTGGGTACCGTCAGGTTCGAAGCGGTCAGCTTTTCCTACAAGGACGCGGAGGTGGCGTTAGACAATCTCTCTTTCACGCTGCCGAAAGGGTCTCTCACTGTACTAGTGGGGAAGAGCGGTTCCGGCAAGTCGACGATGGCGGATCTCCTGCTGCGACTACACGATCCTCAATCCGGAGCGATTACCGTCGATGGCGTAGACCTGCGATCCATTCGCCTGAAAGAGCTGCGGGAGCGCATTGCGATCGTGGAGCAGACACCTTTTCTGCTCCATGCCTCGTTGCGGGAGAACATTGCGTACGGGCGGCCTGAGGCGGGTTTCGACCGCATTCGGGAGTGCGCGCGTGCGGCACAGATCGATGACTTCATCATGGGTCTGCCGGAAGGGTACGAGACGCTGGTGGGCGAACGTGGCGCTACGTTGTCCGCCGGTGAACGGCAGCGAGTCGCCATCGCTCGAGCGCTGCTGCGAGATCCGGAGCTGTTGATTCTGGATGAACCGACAGCCTCACTCGATCCGCTTTCAGAGGCGCTGGTGACCACGGCCTTGGCAGAGGTTGCGAAGGGGAGAACGACACTTCTGATCACACACCGTCAGGCGCTGATCGAACAGGCGTACCAGGTCATCGTGGTGCAGGGCGGCAGGATCGTCGAGTGTGGCACGCCCGAGGGCCTGATGCAAGACGGCGGCTATCTGGCCGCACATCGAAAGGGCTACATCGATCTATCGGGTGTTTCTGTCGATGAGGCGGTGCTGGTATGA
- the qhpE gene encoding subtilisin-like serine protease QhpE has protein sequence MSHLRIAVLDSGINPSHPHVGGLTNGVCLTGDGISEDTIDRLGHGTAVAALIHALAPGAAIVPVRIFDRTLSTNLSTLLRALQWCVANGIHVINLSLGTTNESYRDAFAEVVARVADAGAVLVAPYAMGEKLLLPGTLSGVVGVVADSTCNDAACTVKPMTFKKAFGAPPYPRDIPGVPRALNLNGVSFSVARVSAYIARAWSSRKEGEPWERFLEARLDQEPIEVLLRQ, from the coding sequence ATGAGCCATCTCCGGATTGCTGTTCTCGACAGCGGTATAAATCCGTCTCATCCTCATGTCGGTGGTCTTACGAACGGTGTATGTCTGACAGGCGACGGCATCAGCGAAGACACAATCGACCGCCTGGGCCACGGGACAGCCGTCGCGGCCCTTATCCATGCGCTGGCTCCCGGGGCGGCGATTGTGCCGGTGCGCATCTTCGACAGGACTCTCTCAACCAATCTTTCGACGTTACTGCGAGCGCTGCAATGGTGTGTGGCGAACGGGATCCATGTGATCAATCTGAGTCTTGGAACGACGAACGAGAGCTATCGTGATGCGTTTGCGGAGGTCGTCGCGCGCGTTGCCGACGCCGGAGCTGTGCTGGTTGCTCCTTATGCGATGGGGGAGAAACTTCTGCTGCCCGGGACTCTTTCGGGGGTGGTGGGAGTTGTTGCCGACAGCACATGCAACGATGCAGCGTGCACCGTAAAGCCGATGACCTTCAAAAAGGCCTTCGGTGCGCCGCCTTATCCACGCGATATTCCTGGAGTTCCTCGAGCGTTGAACCTCAATGGTGTCAGCTTTTCCGTGGCGCGCGTCTCGGCTTATATTGCACGCGCGTGGTCCAGCCGAAAGGAAGGCGAGCCATGGGAGCGATTCCTGGAAGCGCGTCTCGACCAGGAGC